One genomic window of Numida meleagris isolate 19003 breed g44 Domestic line chromosome 1, NumMel1.0, whole genome shotgun sequence includes the following:
- the TUBGCP5 gene encoding gamma-tubulin complex component 5 isoform X1 produces MAAPLLASPGRRSRFEQEQDRAVRALIRSVTGFPEEEEQEEEEPGGGRFQTALNFAWSNFRFHRFLDVNSHKVERTIEGIHEKLVVHSDLGKAASWKRLTEKFLNSPLPSIEETKTDTHYSILSLLLCLSDSPSNTTYVEKPREKEADSFLNDLCTFPRRCFECTFSPFQECEYEEVISNSTNYKKEEKFDWGKYLLEGEEIYFGPGIDSPDWSGESEEEEDTQPLSREDSGIQVDRTPLEDQDPNKKTVPNVSWKVGEPDARSWLEQHVVPQYWTGRAPRFSHSLHLHSNLAAVWDHHLYTSDPLYVPEERTLVTETQVIRETLWLLSGVKKLFIFQLNDGKVVVRNDIIVTHLTHNCLRSVLEQIAAYGQVVFRLQKFIDEVMGHSPENVSTPKKTTEAPFRTYQAFMWALYKYFISFKEELTEIEKCIINKDKTVTLSIVIDKLSPRLAQLKVLHKVFSTGVAEVPPDTRNVVRASHLLNTLYKAILEYDSVGEASEQTVSLLFSLWVETVRPYLQTVDEWIVHGNLFDPAKEFIIQRNKNVPVNHRDFWYATYTLYSVSEKTENEEKMSDNASASSGSDQAPSSRQHTMVSFLKPVLKQIIMAGKSMQLLKNLQCKDGSPQQAASRDAERKSLYTLFLESVQSRLRHGEESVPDIITEQQATKQSLIKMQSIAERHLELDDVHDPLLAINFARLYLEQSDFHEKFTGGDVCVDRSSESVTCQTFELTLRSCLYPHIDKQYLECCGNLMQTLKKDYRLVEYLQAMRNFFLLEAGDTMYDFYTSIFDKIREKETWQNVAFLNVQLQEAVGQRYPEDSSRLSISFESVDTAKKKLPVHTLDGLTLSYKVPWPVDIVISLECQKIYNQVFLLLLQIKWAKYSLDVLRFDELACAAENPQVKEGTLLEHGTLPLFGPQTESIKQQIHRMFLLRVKLMHFVNSLHNYIMTRILHSTGLEFQHQVEEAKDLDQLIKIHYRYLSTIHDRCLLREKVSFVKEAIMKVLNLVLMFADRWQAGLGAWKMESIEKMESDFKNCHMFLVTVLNKAVCRGSFPHLESLALSLMAGMEQS; encoded by the exons ATGGCGGCCCCGCTGCTCGCCTCGCCCGGCCGCCGGAGCCGCTTCGAGCAGGAGCAGGACCGGGCCGTCCGCGCCCTCATCCGCAGCGTCACCGGCTTCcccgaggaggaggagcaggaggaggaggagccgGGCGGCGGCCGGTTTCAGACGGCGTTGAATTTCGCCTGGTCTAACTTCAG ATTTCACCGTTTTCTTGATGTGAACAGTCATAAAGTAGAGAGGACTATAGAAGG aatacATGAAAAATTGGTAGTTCATTCTGAcctgggaaaagcagcaagctGGAAAAGATTAACAGAAAAATTTCTGAATTCACCACTGCCAAGCattgaagaaacaaaa ACAGATACACACTATTCCATACTGTCTCTTCTGTTATGTTTATCTGATTCTCCATCTAACACCACCTATGTGGaaaaaccaagagaaaaagaagcag ATTCCTTTTTGAATGATCTCTGCACATTCCCTCGGCGGTGTTTTGAATGCACTTTCAGCCCATTCCAGGAATGTGAATATGAAGAGGTTATCTCAAACAGCACTAATTACA aaaaggaagaaaaatttgatTGGGGAAAGTATTTGttggaaggagaagaaatttaCTTTGGCCCAGGCATAGATTCACCA GATTGGTCTGGAGaaagtgaggaggaggaagacacCCAGCCTTTGAGCAGGGAGGACTCAGGCATTCAAGTAGACAGGACGCCTTTAGAAGACCAAGatccaaacaagaaaacagtacCTAATGTTTCCTGGAAAG TTGGTGAGCCTGATGCCCGCAGCTGGCTGGAGCAGCATGTAGTTCCTCAGTACTGGACAGGAAGAGCTCCTCGCTTTTCACATAGTTTGCACTTGCATTCCAACCTAGCTGCAGTCTG GGACCACCACTTGTACACCAGTGATCCTTTATATGTGCCAGAAGAGAGAACACTAGTCACAGAAACTCAGGTTATAAGGGAAACTCTTTG gcTACTTTCGGGAGTGAAAAAGCTCTTTATATTTCAGCTGAATGATGGAAAAGTGGTTGTGCGGAACGATATTATTGTAACTCACTTAACCCAT aATTGCCTAAGGTCTGTGTTGGAGCAGATAGCAGCATATGGTCAAGTTGTGTTCAGACTGCAGAAATTTATTGATGAAGTGATGGGACACAGCCCGGAAAATGTTTCTACTCCAAAGAAAACCACCGAAGCCCCATTCAGAACATATCAAGCTTTTATGTGGGCCTTATACAAATACTTCATTAGCTTCAAAGAAGAACTtactgaaattgaaaaatgcATAATCAACAAAG acaaAACAGTCACACTTTCAATAGTAATAGATAAGCTGTCGCCTCGCCTGGCACAGCTGAAGGTGCTTCACAAGGTTTTTAGCACAGGAGTAGCAGAAGTGCCACCTGACACTAGAAATGTTGTACGAGCATCTCATCTGCTTAATACTCTCTACAAAGCTATTCTTGAATATGACAGTGTTGGAGAAGCATCTGAGCAAACG GTGTcccttctgttctctctctggGTTGAGACTGTGAGGCCGTACTTACAGACAGTGGATGAGTGGATTGTCCATGGCAATTTGTTTGATCCCGCAAAGGAATTCATCATTCAGAG gAACAAAAATGTTCCAGTTAATCACAGAGATTTTTGGTATGCTACCTACACATTATATAGTGtgtcagaaaagacagagaatgAAGAGAAGATGAGTGATAATGCCAGTGCCAGTTCTGGCAGTGATCAGGCCCCTTCGAGCAGGCAACACACTATGGTCTCTTTTCTGAAACCTGTGCTAAAGCAAATCATCATGGCTGGAAAATCCATGCAGCTGTTGAAGAACCTTCAATGCAAAGACGGCTCTCCACAGCAGGCCGCATCCAGGG ATGCTGAAAGAAAGAGTTTGTATACACTGTTCCTGGAATCCGTGCAGTCTCGCCTGCGGCATGGGGAAGAGTCTGTTCCAGATATTATTACAGAGCAGCAGGCCACCAAGCAGAGCCTGATAAAGATGCAATCAATAGCAGAAAGGCACTTAGAACTGGATGATGTCCATGACCCACTGCTGGCTATTAATTTTGCCAG attaTATTTGGAACAGAGTGACTTTCACGAGAAGTTTACTGGGGGGGATGTTTGTGTGGATAGATCCTCAGAATCGGTCACCTGCCAGACTTTTGAACTGACGTTGAGGTCTTGCCTTTATCCGCACATAGACAAGCAATACTTGGAATGCTGTGGTAACCTAATGCAGACTTTAAAGAAGGATTATAG gCTTGTAGAATATTTGCAAGCTATGAGAAACTTTTTCTTACTTGAAGCTGGAGATACTATGTATGATTTCTATACATCCATTTTTGACAAAattagagaaaaggaaacttgGCAGAATGTTGCCTTCTTAAATGTTCAGCTTCAAGAAGCAGTAGGGCAGCGCTATCCAGAGGACAGCTCAAG GTTGTCTATATCATTTGAAAGTGTTGATACAGCAAAGAAGAAACTGCCTGTCCACACCTTGGATGGCTTGACATTAAGTTATAAG GTTCCTTGGCCTGTGGACATAGTTATAAGCCTAGAGTGCCAAAAAATTTACAATCAagtttttctgctcttgttaCAAATAAAGTGGGCCAAGTATAGTCTAGATGTTCTAAGATTTGACG aactaGCCTGTGCTGCGGAAAACCCACAGGTTAAGGAGGGAACTTTATTAGAACATGGAACACTTCCTCTATTTGGACCACAAACAGAAAGtataaaacaacaaatacatCGCATGTTCCTCTTAAGAGTGAAACTTATGCATTTTGTTAACAGCCTGCACAACTACATCATGACTAGG ATTCTTCACAGTACTGGCTTGGAATTTCAGCACCAGGTAGAAGAAGCCAAAGATTTAGATCAGTTAATAAAGATTCATTACAGATACCTATCTACAATCCATGATCGCTGCTTACTGAGAGAAAAG GTGAGCTTTGTGAAAGAAGCTATAATGAAAGTTTTAAATTTAGTGCTGATGTTTGCAGACCGTTGGCAGGCTGGTTTGGGGGCTTGGAA GATGGAATCCATAGAGAAAATggaatctgattttaaaaactgcCACATGTTTCTTGTAACTGTCCTCAACAAAGCTGTCTGTCGAGGCTCTTTTCCTCACT TGGAATCTTTAGCACTGTCGCTGATGGCCGGCATGGAACAGAGCTAG
- the TUBGCP5 gene encoding gamma-tubulin complex component 5 isoform X2, which produces MAAPLLASPGRRSRFEQEQDRAVRALIRSVTGFPEEEEQEEEEPGGGRFQTALNFAWSNFRFHRFLDVNSHKVERTIEGIHEKLVVHSDLGKAASWKRLTEKFLNSPLPSIEETKTDTHYSILSLLLCLSDSPSNTTYVEKPREKEAEKEEKFDWGKYLLEGEEIYFGPGIDSPDWSGESEEEEDTQPLSREDSGIQVDRTPLEDQDPNKKTVPNVSWKVGEPDARSWLEQHVVPQYWTGRAPRFSHSLHLHSNLAAVWDHHLYTSDPLYVPEERTLVTETQVIRETLWLLSGVKKLFIFQLNDGKVVVRNDIIVTHLTHNCLRSVLEQIAAYGQVVFRLQKFIDEVMGHSPENVSTPKKTTEAPFRTYQAFMWALYKYFISFKEELTEIEKCIINKDKTVTLSIVIDKLSPRLAQLKVLHKVFSTGVAEVPPDTRNVVRASHLLNTLYKAILEYDSVGEASEQTVSLLFSLWVETVRPYLQTVDEWIVHGNLFDPAKEFIIQRNKNVPVNHRDFWYATYTLYSVSEKTENEEKMSDNASASSGSDQAPSSRQHTMVSFLKPVLKQIIMAGKSMQLLKNLQCKDGSPQQAASRDAERKSLYTLFLESVQSRLRHGEESVPDIITEQQATKQSLIKMQSIAERHLELDDVHDPLLAINFARLYLEQSDFHEKFTGGDVCVDRSSESVTCQTFELTLRSCLYPHIDKQYLECCGNLMQTLKKDYRLVEYLQAMRNFFLLEAGDTMYDFYTSIFDKIREKETWQNVAFLNVQLQEAVGQRYPEDSSRLSISFESVDTAKKKLPVHTLDGLTLSYKVPWPVDIVISLECQKIYNQVFLLLLQIKWAKYSLDVLRFDELACAAENPQVKEGTLLEHGTLPLFGPQTESIKQQIHRMFLLRVKLMHFVNSLHNYIMTRILHSTGLEFQHQVEEAKDLDQLIKIHYRYLSTIHDRCLLREKVSFVKEAIMKVLNLVLMFADRWQAGLGAWKMESIEKMESDFKNCHMFLVTVLNKAVCRGSFPHLESLALSLMAGMEQS; this is translated from the exons ATGGCGGCCCCGCTGCTCGCCTCGCCCGGCCGCCGGAGCCGCTTCGAGCAGGAGCAGGACCGGGCCGTCCGCGCCCTCATCCGCAGCGTCACCGGCTTCcccgaggaggaggagcaggaggaggaggagccgGGCGGCGGCCGGTTTCAGACGGCGTTGAATTTCGCCTGGTCTAACTTCAG ATTTCACCGTTTTCTTGATGTGAACAGTCATAAAGTAGAGAGGACTATAGAAGG aatacATGAAAAATTGGTAGTTCATTCTGAcctgggaaaagcagcaagctGGAAAAGATTAACAGAAAAATTTCTGAATTCACCACTGCCAAGCattgaagaaacaaaa ACAGATACACACTATTCCATACTGTCTCTTCTGTTATGTTTATCTGATTCTCCATCTAACACCACCTATGTGGaaaaaccaagagaaaaagaagcag aaaaggaagaaaaatttgatTGGGGAAAGTATTTGttggaaggagaagaaatttaCTTTGGCCCAGGCATAGATTCACCA GATTGGTCTGGAGaaagtgaggaggaggaagacacCCAGCCTTTGAGCAGGGAGGACTCAGGCATTCAAGTAGACAGGACGCCTTTAGAAGACCAAGatccaaacaagaaaacagtacCTAATGTTTCCTGGAAAG TTGGTGAGCCTGATGCCCGCAGCTGGCTGGAGCAGCATGTAGTTCCTCAGTACTGGACAGGAAGAGCTCCTCGCTTTTCACATAGTTTGCACTTGCATTCCAACCTAGCTGCAGTCTG GGACCACCACTTGTACACCAGTGATCCTTTATATGTGCCAGAAGAGAGAACACTAGTCACAGAAACTCAGGTTATAAGGGAAACTCTTTG gcTACTTTCGGGAGTGAAAAAGCTCTTTATATTTCAGCTGAATGATGGAAAAGTGGTTGTGCGGAACGATATTATTGTAACTCACTTAACCCAT aATTGCCTAAGGTCTGTGTTGGAGCAGATAGCAGCATATGGTCAAGTTGTGTTCAGACTGCAGAAATTTATTGATGAAGTGATGGGACACAGCCCGGAAAATGTTTCTACTCCAAAGAAAACCACCGAAGCCCCATTCAGAACATATCAAGCTTTTATGTGGGCCTTATACAAATACTTCATTAGCTTCAAAGAAGAACTtactgaaattgaaaaatgcATAATCAACAAAG acaaAACAGTCACACTTTCAATAGTAATAGATAAGCTGTCGCCTCGCCTGGCACAGCTGAAGGTGCTTCACAAGGTTTTTAGCACAGGAGTAGCAGAAGTGCCACCTGACACTAGAAATGTTGTACGAGCATCTCATCTGCTTAATACTCTCTACAAAGCTATTCTTGAATATGACAGTGTTGGAGAAGCATCTGAGCAAACG GTGTcccttctgttctctctctggGTTGAGACTGTGAGGCCGTACTTACAGACAGTGGATGAGTGGATTGTCCATGGCAATTTGTTTGATCCCGCAAAGGAATTCATCATTCAGAG gAACAAAAATGTTCCAGTTAATCACAGAGATTTTTGGTATGCTACCTACACATTATATAGTGtgtcagaaaagacagagaatgAAGAGAAGATGAGTGATAATGCCAGTGCCAGTTCTGGCAGTGATCAGGCCCCTTCGAGCAGGCAACACACTATGGTCTCTTTTCTGAAACCTGTGCTAAAGCAAATCATCATGGCTGGAAAATCCATGCAGCTGTTGAAGAACCTTCAATGCAAAGACGGCTCTCCACAGCAGGCCGCATCCAGGG ATGCTGAAAGAAAGAGTTTGTATACACTGTTCCTGGAATCCGTGCAGTCTCGCCTGCGGCATGGGGAAGAGTCTGTTCCAGATATTATTACAGAGCAGCAGGCCACCAAGCAGAGCCTGATAAAGATGCAATCAATAGCAGAAAGGCACTTAGAACTGGATGATGTCCATGACCCACTGCTGGCTATTAATTTTGCCAG attaTATTTGGAACAGAGTGACTTTCACGAGAAGTTTACTGGGGGGGATGTTTGTGTGGATAGATCCTCAGAATCGGTCACCTGCCAGACTTTTGAACTGACGTTGAGGTCTTGCCTTTATCCGCACATAGACAAGCAATACTTGGAATGCTGTGGTAACCTAATGCAGACTTTAAAGAAGGATTATAG gCTTGTAGAATATTTGCAAGCTATGAGAAACTTTTTCTTACTTGAAGCTGGAGATACTATGTATGATTTCTATACATCCATTTTTGACAAAattagagaaaaggaaacttgGCAGAATGTTGCCTTCTTAAATGTTCAGCTTCAAGAAGCAGTAGGGCAGCGCTATCCAGAGGACAGCTCAAG GTTGTCTATATCATTTGAAAGTGTTGATACAGCAAAGAAGAAACTGCCTGTCCACACCTTGGATGGCTTGACATTAAGTTATAAG GTTCCTTGGCCTGTGGACATAGTTATAAGCCTAGAGTGCCAAAAAATTTACAATCAagtttttctgctcttgttaCAAATAAAGTGGGCCAAGTATAGTCTAGATGTTCTAAGATTTGACG aactaGCCTGTGCTGCGGAAAACCCACAGGTTAAGGAGGGAACTTTATTAGAACATGGAACACTTCCTCTATTTGGACCACAAACAGAAAGtataaaacaacaaatacatCGCATGTTCCTCTTAAGAGTGAAACTTATGCATTTTGTTAACAGCCTGCACAACTACATCATGACTAGG ATTCTTCACAGTACTGGCTTGGAATTTCAGCACCAGGTAGAAGAAGCCAAAGATTTAGATCAGTTAATAAAGATTCATTACAGATACCTATCTACAATCCATGATCGCTGCTTACTGAGAGAAAAG GTGAGCTTTGTGAAAGAAGCTATAATGAAAGTTTTAAATTTAGTGCTGATGTTTGCAGACCGTTGGCAGGCTGGTTTGGGGGCTTGGAA GATGGAATCCATAGAGAAAATggaatctgattttaaaaactgcCACATGTTTCTTGTAACTGTCCTCAACAAAGCTGTCTGTCGAGGCTCTTTTCCTCACT TGGAATCTTTAGCACTGTCGCTGATGGCCGGCATGGAACAGAGCTAG